A single window of Apus apus isolate bApuApu2 chromosome 18, bApuApu2.pri.cur, whole genome shotgun sequence DNA harbors:
- the RPL23A gene encoding 60S ribosomal protein L23a, protein MAPKAKKEAVPPKTEAKAKALKAKKAVLKGVHSHKKKKIRTSPTFRRPKTLRLLRQPKYPRKSAPRRNKLDHYAIIKFPLTTESAMKKIEDNNTLVFIVDVKANKHQIKQAVKKLYDIDVAKVNTLIRPDGEKKAYVRLAPDYDALDVANKIGII, encoded by the exons CTGTGCCTCCGAAGACGGAGGCAAAGGCCAAGGCGCTGAAGGCCAAGAAGGCCGTCCTGAAGGGGGTCCACAGCCACAAGAAGAAGAAGATCCGCACATCGCCCACCTTCCGCAGGCCCAAGACCTTGCGGCTGCTGCGGCAGCCCAAGTACCCCCGGAAGAGCGCCCCCCGGAGGAACAA GCTGGACCATTATGCCATTATCAAGTTCCCTCTGACCACAGAATCAGCCATGAAGAAGATTGAAGACAACAACACTCTGGTGTTTATTGTTGATGTCAAGGCAAACAAGCACCAGATCAAACAGGCTGTCAAGAAGCTGTATGATATTGATGTGGCCAAGGTCAACACATTGATCAG gccTGATGGGGAGAAGAAGGCTTATGTCCGACTGGCTCCGGATTACGATGCACTGGATGTAGCCAACAAG